A window of Pyrus communis chromosome 3, drPyrComm1.1, whole genome shotgun sequence genomic DNA:
GGAAATACTTTGTACATGCGTGCACAGGATGGACATGCTTTTATGAACTCATTAGCGTTTGCAGTTTTAGAAGGTGCAATCTTGATATTCAGAGCAGTCGCCCTAGGAATCTTGTTCACACCCAGCATAGTGATGGCTGCATTTGCTGATTGCTTTGGACCTGAGTTTAGGAAGTTGTGGCTTCATGTTGTTCACCGAACATTGGAATTGGCAGGTCCAGCTTTCATCAAATGGGGTCAATGGGCAGCTACACGGCCTGATCTCTTCCCGAGAGATTTATGCACTAAACTCTCTGAGCTTCACACCAAAGCTCCAGAACATAGCTTCGCCTACACGAAGAAAACTATCGAACGAGCATTTGGACGCAAGCTGCCCGAGATTTTTGACAATTTTGAAGAGAAGCCAGTAGCATCTGGAAGTATTGCTCAAGTGCATCGAGCAACTTTAAGATTTAGATACCCTGGTCAACAGATGAAGCCCATAGTAGTTGCAGTAAAGGTTAGACACCCCGGTGTTGGTGAATCAATTAGGAGAGATTTTGCTATAATCAATCTGGTTgcaaaaatttcaactttcattCCTGCTTTAAAGTGGTGGAGATTGGATGAAAGTGTGCAGCAGTTTGCTGTTTTTATGATGTCTCAAGTTGACCTAGCGAGGGAAGCTGCCCATTTGAGCCGCTTTATTTATAATTTCCGTAGATGGAAGGATGTCTCTTTCCCAAAGCCTGTGTATCCACTTGTGCATCCTGCTGTTTTGGTGGAGACTTATGAACAAGGGGAATGTGTCTCACACTATGTTGATGATCTTGAAGGGCATGATCGGATTAAATCTGCACTTGCTCACATCGGGACACATGCACTTTTGAAGATGCTCCTGGTAACATTTATACCCTTCATGTTTGTTGCAATGCATTTCTGCTTTAGAACTATGGTGATTGCATTGTGTTTGAACCTCATAAGCATCTCTTTGTATGTTAAAGTTAGTGATTTCTACTGTTTGATATAGCTGAAGGTTGTCTTAATACTTTAATAAGAAAAAGCATAATTATCGTATGCATGAATTAGCTGATGACTATAAGCAGCTGACGACAGTCCCCATGCCCAGCTTGCTATTATGCATTATgtgtaactttttattttcttttttgttcagtACATTCTAAGTTAACAGAATCTCTTCCTTCAGGTGGACAACTTTATTCATGCAGACATGCATCCTGGAAATATCCTTGTCCGGGTGGCTCAGAACAAGTCTTCTAGGAAGAGACTCTTCAAATCAAAGCCACATGTCATTTTCCTTGATGTAGGCATGACTGCTGAACTCTCTAAAAATGATAGAGTAAACTTAGTGGATTTTTTCAAGGCGGTTGCTTGTCGTGATGGGCGCACTGCTGCTGAGTGCACACTCAGACTATCAAAGCAACAGAAATGCCCTGACCCAAAGGCTTTCATTGAGGTAATGATGGGAAGTTTATTTGTAATTCTACGTATGCTTAGGGAACTCAATTCTCTTTAACTTAATTCACCATAAAAGGTTTTGCCTCTTGTTTGGTTAGCTCATTAAATAAATTGCAAATTTTATTTCccctttaaatatatatttatcattAAGTTTATGATTATGTAAAGAAACATTTCatgtttggaaatattttgaatcaaactttccCTAGTAATAATTTCTTGTCTCAAAGTGTGAATTCTATTAATCACAGTTGTAAGATGTGATATGTGTACTATTCACTCCTTGTTTCATTATTCGTGTATTAAGGGTTGTAGTTAAGTGCAGTTCTTAAATGTTATTACGTACTTGAGAAGCTTGCTTTACAAGTTTCCCTCAATCTACTATTGTTCTTACAGGAAGTGGAGGAGTCATTTGCTTTCTGGGGTACTCCAGAAGGTGATCCAGTCCATCCTGCTGAGTGTATTGAGCAGTTACTGGAGAAAGTTAGGCGTCACAGAGTCAATGTTGATGGCAATGTCTGTACTGTCATGGTAACAACTTTGGTACTCGAGGTGATTCCGTTTTCCTTTATATATCCACCACGGCTGAAACATGGCTATTCTCTTATGAAATGAAACCTGTTGTTGCATTCTGTAATCCTTGCAATACAAGCACGAGCAATTGCCCGTCTGTTGTTGATTGCTTAACTCCTTTCTGCTTCTCTTTATAAAgcca
This region includes:
- the LOC137727867 gene encoding uncharacterized protein — translated: MSRFLTLKSFRKVANTVVKSPKQSFPEAEKYGTIVRIGLHHPQYRFYRDYTVPTRGHATFALYNTTKGSYRSNYSRSFSVIPTRSAVRHHAQLAWKRLSERFSSSGRGFSRINNFAQAFSLAVTRSNLLLPGIFAFTSGKLAWSQRSLAETEYQPPGNTLYMRAQDGHAFMNSLAFAVLEGAILIFRAVALGILFTPSIVMAAFADCFGPEFRKLWLHVVHRTLELAGPAFIKWGQWAATRPDLFPRDLCTKLSELHTKAPEHSFAYTKKTIERAFGRKLPEIFDNFEEKPVASGSIAQVHRATLRFRYPGQQMKPIVVAVKVRHPGVGESIRRDFAIINLVAKISTFIPALKWWRLDESVQQFAVFMMSQVDLAREAAHLSRFIYNFRRWKDVSFPKPVYPLVHPAVLVETYEQGECVSHYVDDLEGHDRIKSALAHIGTHALLKMLLVDNFIHADMHPGNILVRVAQNKSSRKRLFKSKPHVIFLDVGMTAELSKNDRVNLVDFFKAVACRDGRTAAECTLRLSKQQKCPDPKAFIEEVEESFAFWGTPEGDPVHPAECIEQLLEKVRRHRVNVDGNVCTVMVTTLVLEGWQRKLDPGYDVMHTLQTLLLKADWAKSLSYTIEGLMAP